From Pseudovibrio sp. Tun.PSC04-5.I4, a single genomic window includes:
- the purU gene encoding formyltetrahydrofolate deformylase: MKHTSIILRIACVDQPGIVSAVTSALASRSANIVEANQFCDRKTNQFFLRVAVSAPENVDKAAIELALSPAVDRFKMRLKVEDLSRRPKIIIMVSRFDHAMLHLLYQIKVGWLDAEVVAIVSNHEDARRVAGHENIPFYHWPVNKENKQEQEAKLADLINGTNAELVVLARYMQVLTDEISSQLYGMLINIHHSFLPSFKGAKPYHQAHDRGVKLIGATAHYVTPDLDEGPIIEQETERVSHGMSAEDFVASGRDIEPRVLARAVKYHLEGRVMLNNNSTVVFTP; the protein is encoded by the coding sequence GTGAAACACACGTCCATTATCTTACGTATTGCCTGTGTTGATCAGCCGGGCATTGTTTCCGCAGTCACATCAGCACTGGCGTCACGTTCTGCAAACATCGTAGAAGCCAATCAATTCTGCGATCGAAAGACGAACCAGTTTTTTCTACGGGTTGCCGTAAGCGCACCAGAAAATGTAGACAAGGCTGCTATCGAACTCGCTCTTTCCCCAGCCGTTGACCGGTTCAAAATGAGACTGAAGGTCGAGGATTTGTCTCGACGTCCCAAGATCATCATCATGGTATCGAGGTTCGACCATGCCATGTTGCACTTGCTCTATCAGATCAAGGTTGGCTGGCTCGATGCTGAAGTCGTCGCAATTGTGTCCAACCATGAGGATGCACGACGGGTCGCAGGGCACGAAAACATTCCGTTCTATCATTGGCCTGTAAACAAAGAGAACAAGCAGGAGCAGGAAGCCAAACTGGCTGATCTCATCAACGGAACCAATGCCGAACTGGTGGTGCTTGCCCGTTACATGCAGGTTCTGACGGATGAAATATCCAGTCAACTGTATGGCATGCTCATTAATATTCACCATTCCTTCCTGCCAAGTTTCAAAGGTGCCAAGCCTTACCATCAGGCGCATGATCGCGGCGTAAAACTAATTGGCGCGACCGCCCATTATGTAACGCCTGATCTGGACGAAGGCCCGATTATCGAGCAGGAAACTGAGCGGGTAAGCCATGGTATGTCTGCTGAAGATTTTGTGGCATCGGGTCGCGATATTGAGCCCCGCGTGCTGGCACGAGCCGTCAAATACCACCTTGAAGGTCGTGTGATGCTCAACAACAACAGCACTGTGGTCTTTACTCCCTGA
- a CDS encoding GlxA family transcriptional regulator, whose protein sequence is MTQALSHQINGLRTLKPKSEKPRLSVGFILAKRFTLCAFANFVDVLRLAADEGDRSRPILCNWTILSDTMDPISSSSGITVQPKERLGDPRRFNYIVVVGGLMDDTPSLSAAYNSFLQDAAAVGVPLVGVCTGAFLLHRAGLLDGYRSCVSWFSHTDFKEQFDGLDPVSDQIFVVDRDRLTCAGGVSSAHLAAYLVDKHVGRAHASKSLHIMIIDDALQAEKPQPGIPLDLKTQNPIVQRALLVMQQNIDTPISIQEIAKRMGKSKRQIERYFRLSLDTSPQVAFVNIRLDLARHFLETGQKSIAQIAVDCGFCDSSHLSRMFRRRYGCTPQVLRRPALIELEA, encoded by the coding sequence ATGACACAAGCACTATCGCACCAGATAAACGGTTTGCGTACTTTAAAGCCCAAGTCAGAAAAACCACGTCTCTCTGTCGGGTTCATTCTTGCAAAACGATTTACGCTTTGTGCCTTTGCCAATTTTGTTGATGTGTTGAGACTTGCCGCGGACGAAGGTGACCGCAGTCGGCCGATCTTGTGTAACTGGACTATACTGTCAGACACGATGGATCCCATCTCATCAAGCAGTGGTATTACAGTTCAGCCGAAAGAACGCCTCGGGGATCCGCGACGTTTCAATTACATTGTCGTGGTGGGCGGGCTCATGGATGATACGCCAAGCCTCAGTGCGGCCTATAACAGTTTTTTGCAAGACGCAGCCGCGGTGGGTGTTCCGCTCGTTGGGGTCTGTACGGGGGCATTCCTATTGCACAGGGCTGGGCTACTTGACGGGTACCGCAGTTGTGTCAGCTGGTTTAGTCATACTGATTTTAAAGAACAATTCGATGGACTTGATCCGGTTTCGGATCAGATTTTCGTCGTTGATCGGGATCGGTTAACCTGTGCGGGTGGGGTCAGCTCTGCCCATCTGGCGGCCTATCTGGTCGATAAACATGTGGGCCGGGCACATGCAAGTAAGAGCCTCCACATCATGATCATTGATGATGCACTTCAGGCCGAGAAACCTCAGCCCGGCATTCCGCTTGATCTTAAAACACAGAACCCAATTGTGCAGCGGGCTTTGCTTGTTATGCAGCAGAATATTGATACGCCAATCTCTATTCAGGAAATTGCCAAGCGCATGGGAAAAAGCAAACGCCAGATAGAGCGCTATTTTCGCTTGTCCTTGGATACATCCCCCCAAGTGGCGTTCGTTAATATCCGGCTCGATCTGGCCCGCCATTTTCTTGAGACAGGTCAGAAGTCAATTGCACAGATCGCAGTGGATTGCGGATTTTGCGACTCGTCTCACCTAAGCCGGATGTTCCGCCGGCGTTATGGATGCACACCGCAGGTTTTGAGGCGACCAGCCTTGATAGAGCTTGAGGCCTGA
- a CDS encoding BCCT family transporter, whose product MTDIRNSGQTSAGIPLENPPDDQTGSDYSIGQDNIEGKFGPIGFDIHNPVFAVSALTVIAFVAYTLIMPEQANSVFSLLFSTVTKSFDWFFISAADIFVILCLVIVISPYGKIRLGGREAKPDFSYLSWFSMLFAAGMGIGLMFYGVSEPLSHFSSSLGGTAVGADGIRTDWAPLGAATSQEEAIRLGMAASIFHWALHPWAIYAVVALSLAFFSYNKGLPLTIRSAFYPIFGERVWGWPGHIIDIVAVFATLFGLATSLGLGAIQANSGFNKLFDMPIDTTWQVILIVGITAIALFSVVRGLEAGVKLLSEINMGIAALLILFVLIAGPTLFLLPDILNFLGAYLQYLPALSNPVGREDVNFMQGWTSFYWAWWISWSPFVGMFIARVSRGRTVREFLISVLLIPSLVCVLWMSIFGGAAISQVARDGYTAVTEAALPVQLFTMLDALPLASITSFIGIVLVIVFFVTSSDSGSLVIDTIASGGKVDAPIPQRVFWCLFEGLIAIVLLLSAGGLKSLQSMVISTGLLFTVVLLVMCVSIWRGLANEPR is encoded by the coding sequence ATGACTGACATACGAAATTCCGGCCAGACATCGGCCGGAATCCCATTAGAGAACCCGCCTGATGACCAAACTGGTTCGGATTACAGTATCGGACAGGACAATATTGAGGGCAAGTTCGGGCCAATCGGATTTGATATTCACAATCCAGTTTTTGCGGTCTCTGCTCTGACTGTCATCGCCTTCGTGGCGTACACTTTGATAATGCCAGAACAGGCAAACTCCGTTTTCAGTCTGCTCTTTTCAACGGTCACAAAAAGCTTCGATTGGTTTTTCATCAGCGCCGCCGATATTTTCGTCATTCTCTGCCTTGTTATCGTAATCAGCCCTTACGGAAAAATCCGTCTCGGAGGGCGGGAAGCAAAACCTGACTTCAGCTACCTGAGCTGGTTTTCAATGCTCTTTGCTGCCGGAATGGGCATCGGCCTGATGTTCTATGGCGTCTCCGAACCTCTCAGTCATTTTTCTTCGTCGTTAGGTGGCACTGCAGTTGGTGCTGATGGTATCCGCACAGACTGGGCGCCACTGGGCGCAGCCACCAGTCAGGAAGAAGCCATTCGTCTTGGCATGGCTGCATCCATTTTCCATTGGGCGCTGCATCCCTGGGCCATTTACGCAGTCGTCGCTCTCAGCCTTGCATTTTTCAGTTATAACAAAGGGCTGCCGCTTACCATTCGTTCCGCATTCTATCCTATTTTTGGCGAGCGCGTTTGGGGTTGGCCGGGACACATTATTGATATTGTTGCAGTGTTTGCCACGCTGTTCGGACTTGCCACCTCTCTCGGTCTTGGTGCTATTCAGGCGAACTCCGGCTTCAATAAGCTGTTTGACATGCCGATCGACACGACGTGGCAGGTTATTCTGATCGTTGGTATCACCGCAATTGCACTTTTCTCAGTCGTTCGCGGCCTTGAAGCCGGGGTCAAACTGCTCTCAGAGATCAACATGGGGATCGCTGCCCTCCTGATCCTCTTCGTACTTATCGCAGGGCCAACATTATTTTTGCTCCCCGATATACTCAACTTCCTCGGAGCTTACCTGCAATACCTTCCTGCACTGTCGAATCCGGTCGGCCGTGAAGATGTGAATTTCATGCAGGGCTGGACATCTTTTTACTGGGCCTGGTGGATTTCCTGGTCACCGTTTGTTGGCATGTTCATTGCCCGGGTAAGTCGTGGACGCACCGTGCGCGAATTCCTCATCAGTGTGCTTCTGATCCCCTCGCTGGTCTGTGTCCTCTGGATGTCAATATTTGGCGGCGCTGCAATTAGTCAGGTTGCGCGTGACGGTTACACCGCGGTAACCGAAGCTGCTCTTCCGGTTCAGCTGTTTACAATGCTGGATGCTCTTCCGCTGGCTTCCATTACGTCCTTTATCGGGATCGTTCTTGTGATCGTCTTCTTTGTCACCTCGTCGGATTCAGGGTCATTGGTGATCGACACCATTGCTTCAGGTGGCAAGGTCGATGCACCCATTCCACAACGTGTTTTCTGGTGCCTGTTTGAGGGGTTGATCGCGATCGTGCTGCTCCTTTCGGCAGGAGGCTTGAAATCGCTGCAATCTATGGTGATCTCTACAGGTTTGCTCTTCACTGTTGTGCTTCTGGTCATGTGCGTCTCTATCTGGCGCGGATTAGCCAATGAGCCACGCTGA
- a CDS encoding hybrid-cluster NAD(P)-dependent oxidoreductase — protein MTVNPTPESLQNASLRADDKFTEATRVPYWDPELDDVLVCRQVRQETHDVKTFLFSAREPRDFRFYPGQHMTFELPVEGMIMRSYTISASAARPYRIEITVKRVPGGPGSNWLHDNMVPGKEVNVSGPAGEFTTDATIEEKFLFISAGSGITPMMSMTRTACDLSEPTDLYFLHAARTPSDIIFKDELALLAAQNLGLKLAFTCDTASAHHSWSGYTGRLNIQMLSLMTPDFKERKVFCCGPARFMEGVRNMLQDAGFDMEKYHEESFDFGAETAGSFEDPTSAPEISEQTFRVNFTKTGHVVECGPGMTILSAAREAGLLPLSSCQRGICGTCKSKLISGEVDMQHGGGIRQREIDQGKILICCATPLSNVEIEL, from the coding sequence ATGACCGTAAACCCGACACCGGAAAGCCTGCAAAACGCGTCACTGCGAGCTGATGACAAATTCACTGAGGCAACTCGCGTACCGTATTGGGATCCTGAATTAGATGACGTGCTTGTTTGCCGGCAGGTCCGTCAGGAAACGCATGACGTAAAGACCTTCCTCTTTTCAGCCCGTGAACCACGCGACTTCCGGTTTTACCCGGGGCAACATATGACCTTTGAGCTTCCTGTCGAAGGCATGATCATGCGCAGCTACACCATATCCGCTTCCGCAGCACGCCCTTACCGGATCGAAATTACAGTCAAACGCGTTCCCGGAGGTCCTGGTTCCAACTGGCTCCATGACAACATGGTTCCGGGCAAAGAAGTAAATGTCTCCGGCCCAGCGGGCGAGTTTACGACCGACGCCACCATTGAGGAGAAGTTTCTATTTATTTCCGCTGGCAGTGGCATCACTCCAATGATGTCCATGACGCGCACTGCCTGCGATCTGTCGGAGCCGACAGATCTGTATTTCCTACATGCGGCACGGACGCCGTCCGACATCATTTTCAAAGACGAACTCGCGTTGCTGGCCGCCCAGAATCTGGGGCTGAAACTTGCGTTCACCTGCGATACCGCATCAGCCCATCATAGCTGGAGTGGTTACACAGGCCGTCTCAACATACAAATGTTGTCCCTCATGACGCCTGATTTCAAAGAACGCAAAGTATTTTGTTGCGGACCGGCTCGCTTCATGGAGGGCGTTCGAAACATGTTGCAGGACGCCGGTTTTGATATGGAGAAGTATCACGAAGAGAGCTTCGACTTCGGTGCGGAAACGGCAGGGTCATTCGAAGACCCTACTTCAGCGCCCGAAATCAGCGAGCAGACCTTCCGCGTCAACTTCACCAAAACCGGCCATGTGGTCGAATGCGGTCCAGGTATGACAATCCTATCGGCAGCTCGCGAGGCCGGGCTTTTACCGCTGTCCTCATGTCAACGCGGAATCTGCGGCACCTGCAAATCAAAGCTCATCTCGGGCGAAGTAGACATGCAGCACGGCGGCGGCATCCGCCAGCGCGAGATTGATCAGGGCAAAATTCTGATCTGCTGCGCAACACCTCTGTCGAACGTAGAAATTGAACTCTAA
- a CDS encoding aromatic ring-hydroxylating dioxygenase subunit alpha: protein MRSSFNIQELVDRRKKGRSLEAPFYSAPEFLDLDIDAIFRQLWVFVAVEPELPEPGDCVTVEIGGTSILLLRGDDMGIRAFHNVCRHRGARLIDERTTTIGNIVCRYHGWTYNEDGKLILAEHMGADFDKDCHGLKAIHLRSISGLIFICLAENPPEDIEEMTRVMEPYLALHDIANCKVAHTTDLIEEGNWKLTIENNRECYHCEGTHPQLTVPLSEFGFGFSPDEMDERRSEDVQNYLKVLERDHKRWEADGLPSAEMDRLSNTTSFRAMRLPLMGEGESHTLDTKIASKKLLGAFTDAKLGGLSFWTHPNSWHHFMSDHIVTFSALPISPGRTLVRTTWLVHKDAIEGEHYNLENLKQVWTMTNQQDADLVRLAQIGCEDPAYEPGPYSQFTEPHLETFCDWYIARLQEHFASCELEVPAE from the coding sequence ATGCGCTCTTCTTTTAATATTCAAGAACTCGTAGACCGGCGCAAAAAAGGCCGTAGCCTGGAAGCACCTTTCTATAGTGCACCCGAATTTCTTGATCTGGATATCGACGCAATTTTTCGCCAACTCTGGGTTTTTGTTGCAGTAGAGCCGGAACTACCAGAACCTGGCGATTGTGTCACCGTAGAGATCGGCGGAACATCCATTCTGCTTCTGCGTGGCGACGACATGGGCATCCGCGCTTTCCACAATGTTTGCCGCCATCGCGGCGCAAGGCTTATCGACGAACGCACAACGACGATCGGGAACATCGTTTGTCGATACCATGGCTGGACCTATAACGAAGATGGAAAGCTTATCCTTGCAGAACACATGGGCGCAGATTTTGACAAAGACTGTCATGGCCTCAAAGCCATCCATTTGCGTTCGATTAGCGGGTTGATTTTCATTTGTCTCGCAGAAAACCCTCCCGAAGACATCGAGGAAATGACGCGTGTGATGGAGCCTTATCTGGCACTGCATGACATCGCCAACTGTAAGGTAGCTCACACGACCGATTTGATCGAAGAGGGCAACTGGAAGCTAACAATTGAGAACAATCGCGAATGCTATCATTGTGAAGGCACGCACCCACAACTGACAGTACCGCTTTCCGAATTTGGCTTTGGCTTTTCCCCCGACGAGATGGATGAGCGCAGGTCAGAAGATGTCCAAAATTACCTGAAAGTGCTGGAGAGGGACCATAAGCGCTGGGAAGCGGACGGGTTGCCCTCCGCCGAAATGGACCGCCTCTCCAATACCACCAGTTTTCGCGCTATGCGACTGCCCCTGATGGGAGAAGGGGAATCTCATACGCTGGACACTAAAATCGCCTCGAAAAAGCTGCTAGGCGCCTTTACCGACGCCAAACTGGGTGGATTGAGTTTCTGGACCCACCCGAATTCCTGGCACCATTTTATGAGCGACCACATCGTTACCTTCTCGGCACTGCCAATCTCCCCAGGCCGGACATTGGTCCGCACCACCTGGCTGGTCCACAAAGACGCCATTGAGGGAGAGCATTACAACCTTGAAAACCTGAAGCAAGTCTGGACAATGACCAACCAGCAGGATGCTGACCTTGTGCGCCTTGCTCAAATCGGCTGCGAAGACCCTGCCTATGAACCGGGGCCTTACTCGCAGTTTACAGAACCACATCTGGAAACATTCTGCGACTGGTACATTGCGCGGCTACAAGAGCACTTCGCCTCCTGTGAACTGGAGGTGCCAGCAGAATGA
- a CDS encoding sarcosine oxidase subunit gamma family protein gives MVFNTKIETIPAAGRFSLRCKEQNVAALSQALGLTLPAKISEQSTADGRSLLKLGPDEWVLTCSTQDKPAIEDALAAVYPNALHNLTDISSREMSIRVFGDQAEELLSTSCPRDLAQLTPGRGVRTIFDSVQVILTREAENQFRLDIWRSFFPHVHGLLKAASLEFESGV, from the coding sequence ATGGTGTTTAATACAAAAATTGAAACTATCCCTGCCGCTGGCCGGTTCAGCCTTCGGTGTAAAGAGCAAAATGTGGCCGCTCTTTCCCAAGCGCTGGGTTTGACACTGCCTGCAAAAATCAGCGAGCAGAGCACGGCCGATGGACGATCTCTCTTAAAACTGGGACCAGACGAATGGGTCCTGACCTGCTCAACCCAAGATAAACCTGCCATTGAGGACGCATTAGCTGCTGTCTACCCCAATGCACTTCACAACCTGACCGATATTTCCAGCCGCGAGATGAGCATCCGCGTTTTTGGTGATCAGGCAGAGGAATTGCTGTCTACTTCCTGCCCGCGCGACTTGGCACAGCTCACTCCGGGCCGGGGGGTACGGACGATCTTCGACAGTGTGCAGGTGATCTTAACGCGAGAAGCTGAAAATCAGTTTCGGCTGGATATCTGGCGCTCATTCTTTCCCCATGTCCATGGGCTTTTGAAAGCAGCAAGCCTGGAATTTGAGAGCGGAGTTTAG
- a CDS encoding sarcosine oxidase subunit alpha: MNNWRVEGKGRINLDKRVRFTFDGATFEGYEGDTVASALLANGVHLMGRSFKYHRPRGPVTAGSEEPNALINTARPGKGLGEPNTRATVQEIYEGLSTSSQNKWPSLSFDVGEINDKLYPFLAAGFYYKTFMWPKSFWDKIYEPIIRASAGLGVAPTEPDADTYAARYLHAELLVIGSGPAGLAAALTAARSGADVVLVDEHRELGGSLLYENTAQVDEQPAESWLATTVTELQSAQNVRILTRATAMGYYHENMVGVVEKLTDHLAEVPANAPRERMWRIRAKEVILAQGAIERPLVFDGNDRPGVLMASAAQTYLNRFGVKVGNAAAVVTSHDSAWHVAFDMADAGVKIPVIVDLRHSVPEALRNEAGKRGIEFKLRHTVTTVKGRKRANSITVGKVAPDNQVSDLSTFACDAVLMSGGWTPSLHLFSHTKGSLVWDAENEAFLPGEKTERCHIAGASRGLWGQQSAFDDGVKAAAAALGSLGKAVTSVAITVSADRIGSGEVFEELPTNGQSATQRAFVDFQNDVTAKDIRLAVREGMRSIEHIKRFTTNGMATDQGKLSNMNGLKIAADQLGRPVPKVGLTTFRPPYTPTTFGSFAGYHKDELFEVTRKTNVDSWAEENNAVFEPVSLWRRAWYYPKAGEDMHAAVMRECRETRASVGMFDASTLGKIEIVGPDAAEFMNRMYTNPWTKLAPGRCRYGLLLGEDGFIRDDGVIGRIAEDRFHVTTTTGGAARVLTMLEHFLQTEWPDLDVWLTSTTEQWSTIALNGPNARKLLEPFVEGADLSAESFPHMALRECTVGGFKARLFRISFTGELGFEVNVPAEHGRALWEILYNEGQKYDVCVYGTETMHVLRAEKGYIIVGQDTDGTVTPADAGLTWAIGKKKPDFVGKRSLTRPDMLLPTRKQLIGLLTEDPKVVLEEGAQIVECGDTSIPAKMLGHVTSSYWSSALGRSIAMALVEGGFERNGKTIDIPMPDKTHRATVTGTVFYDPEGERIKM, translated from the coding sequence ATGAACAACTGGCGTGTTGAGGGCAAAGGCCGCATCAATCTGGACAAGCGTGTTCGCTTCACCTTTGATGGCGCCACCTTTGAAGGCTATGAAGGCGACACAGTTGCGTCTGCCCTGTTGGCAAACGGTGTGCACCTTATGGGCCGCTCATTTAAGTACCACCGTCCGCGCGGCCCTGTAACCGCTGGCTCAGAAGAACCCAACGCGTTGATCAACACCGCTCGTCCGGGCAAAGGGCTGGGTGAACCAAATACACGTGCCACGGTGCAAGAGATCTACGAGGGCTTGAGCACCTCAAGCCAGAACAAGTGGCCGAGCCTGAGCTTTGATGTGGGTGAGATCAACGACAAACTCTACCCTTTCCTTGCCGCCGGGTTTTACTACAAAACCTTCATGTGGCCGAAAAGCTTTTGGGACAAAATCTATGAGCCCATCATCCGAGCCTCAGCAGGCTTAGGCGTTGCACCAACTGAGCCAGATGCAGACACCTATGCCGCGCGTTATCTGCACGCGGAGTTGCTTGTCATTGGGTCAGGTCCGGCAGGTCTTGCTGCCGCGCTCACTGCCGCTCGCAGCGGAGCCGATGTTGTGCTGGTGGATGAACACCGCGAATTGGGCGGTTCCTTGCTTTATGAGAATACCGCACAAGTAGATGAGCAACCTGCTGAAAGTTGGTTGGCGACCACTGTTACAGAGCTGCAATCAGCACAGAATGTACGCATCCTCACCCGTGCCACCGCGATGGGCTACTATCATGAAAACATGGTGGGTGTTGTCGAAAAACTGACAGACCATCTGGCAGAGGTGCCTGCCAATGCCCCGCGTGAGCGTATGTGGCGCATTCGCGCCAAGGAAGTCATTCTTGCCCAAGGAGCTATTGAGCGCCCACTGGTCTTTGACGGCAATGACCGCCCCGGCGTGCTGATGGCAAGCGCCGCTCAAACCTACCTCAATCGCTTTGGCGTGAAGGTGGGGAACGCTGCTGCTGTTGTCACCTCCCATGACAGTGCGTGGCACGTTGCCTTTGATATGGCTGATGCCGGGGTTAAAATCCCAGTAATCGTGGACTTGCGTCACAGCGTACCCGAAGCCTTGCGGAACGAAGCAGGCAAACGCGGTATTGAATTCAAATTGAGGCACACCGTCACCACCGTAAAGGGGCGCAAACGCGCCAACAGCATTACTGTTGGCAAAGTCGCTCCAGACAACCAAGTCAGCGATCTCAGCACGTTTGCTTGCGATGCGGTGCTGATGAGTGGAGGCTGGACGCCCTCCTTACACCTGTTCTCTCACACCAAGGGCAGCCTTGTGTGGGATGCAGAAAATGAAGCATTTCTGCCGGGAGAAAAAACCGAGCGCTGTCATATCGCCGGGGCTAGTCGCGGACTTTGGGGCCAGCAAAGTGCCTTTGACGATGGTGTCAAAGCGGCTGCAGCGGCATTAGGTTCCCTCGGTAAAGCTGTCACATCTGTTGCAATCACGGTCAGCGCGGATCGTATTGGATCTGGCGAAGTGTTTGAGGAACTGCCAACCAACGGCCAATCAGCAACCCAGCGCGCCTTTGTTGATTTCCAAAACGATGTGACCGCCAAAGACATCCGCCTCGCCGTGCGTGAGGGCATGCGGTCCATTGAACACATCAAACGCTTTACCACCAACGGCATGGCAACCGATCAGGGAAAGCTCTCCAACATGAACGGCTTGAAAATTGCGGCCGATCAGTTGGGGCGTCCTGTACCAAAAGTGGGTCTGACGACCTTCCGACCTCCTTATACGCCGACCACATTTGGCAGTTTTGCAGGATACCACAAGGACGAGTTGTTCGAGGTCACCCGTAAAACCAACGTGGACAGTTGGGCGGAAGAAAACAACGCTGTGTTTGAACCGGTCTCACTGTGGCGCCGTGCCTGGTATTATCCAAAAGCTGGCGAAGACATGCACGCTGCCGTGATGCGCGAGTGTCGCGAGACCCGCGCCTCCGTCGGCATGTTTGACGCGTCAACTCTGGGTAAGATTGAGATTGTCGGTCCCGATGCGGCCGAATTCATGAACCGCATGTACACCAACCCATGGACAAAGCTTGCTCCGGGGCGGTGTCGCTATGGCCTGCTGCTGGGAGAGGATGGTTTCATCCGTGATGATGGAGTGATTGGGCGTATTGCTGAAGATCGCTTCCATGTGACCACCACCACTGGCGGAGCAGCCCGTGTGTTGACTATGCTGGAGCATTTCCTGCAAACCGAATGGCCGGATCTGGATGTGTGGCTCACCTCAACAACCGAGCAGTGGTCAACCATCGCGCTCAATGGCCCCAATGCCCGCAAATTACTAGAACCCTTCGTGGAAGGAGCTGACCTCTCTGCAGAGAGCTTTCCGCATATGGCACTGCGTGAATGCACCGTGGGCGGCTTTAAAGCACGCCTGTTCCGCATCAGCTTTACCGGCGAGCTTGGCTTTGAGGTAAACGTACCTGCTGAGCATGGCCGCGCCCTCTGGGAGATTCTGTACAACGAAGGTCAAAAATACGATGTATGCGTTTATGGAACGGAGACCATGCACGTGCTGCGGGCGGAAAAAGGTTACATCATTGTCGGGCAAGACACAGATGGCACCGTTACGCCTGCTGATGCTGGCCTAACATGGGCAATCGGTAAGAAGAAGCCAGATTTTGTTGGCAAACGCTCCCTCACCCGCCCGGACATGCTGCTGCCAACTCGCAAACAACTGATTGGCCTGCTTACGGAAGACCCCAAGGTGGTGTTGGAAGAAGGTGCCCAGATTGTTGAGTGCGGCGATACATCCATTCCAGCAAAGATGCTGGGGCATGTCACCTCCTCCTACTGGAGTTCAGCTCTGGGCCGCTCCATTGCCATGGCGCTGGTAGAAGGCGGGTTTGAGCGCAATGGCAAAACCATCGATATTCCAATGCCAGATAAAACCCATCGTGCAACCGTCACAGGGACTGTATTTTACGACCCTGAGGGCGAGCGGATCAAAATGTAA